A genome region from Bemisia tabaci chromosome 3, PGI_BMITA_v3 includes the following:
- the slbo gene encoding uncharacterized protein slbo produces MDSPQMYDTPAQTAATNGTNGTGNGSLTAQEIVNMKNHQKNINLHQLKRYNDLADLNTPEISLDLQNLIDDSQFNEGLFTEILNQGNSRQLQISKTHVQQQFQTSRGPQSTTALHYLPQPVHYEAATPGTGGHIKEEPPETPEFRNVVPSANPAYSVVNGTAPQFTPAGVNHLNLKHHHHHSHRKSSKSVDKNTDEYKRRRERNNIAVRKSREKAKIRSRETEEKVKILVKENERLQKRIELLTEELNVLRSLFTNVGVLPEHLHRELNKHFDTYPHHGVQ; encoded by the coding sequence ATGGACTCGCCGCAGATGTACGACACGCCCGCGCAAACGGCCGCCACGAACGGCACAAACGGGACGGGCAACGGGAGTCTGACGGCCCAGGAGATCGTCAACATGAAGAACCACCAGAAGAACATCAACCTCCACCAGCTGAAGCGGTACAACGACCTGGCCGACTTGAACACGCCGGAAATTTCGTTAGATCTACAGAACCTGATCGACGATAGTCAGTTCAACGAGGGCCTCTTCACCGAGATCCTGAACCAAGGGAATTCGAGACAATTGCAGATTAGTAAAACCCACGTGCAGCAACAGTTCCAAACGAGTCGGGGGCCCCAGTCAACGACGGCCCTCCACTACCTACCCCAGCCCGTCCACTACGAGGCGGCCACCCCCGGGACGGGGGGACACATCAAGGAGGAGCCCCCGGAGACCCCCGAATTCAGGAACGTGGTCCCTTCGGCGAACCCTGCCTACTCGGTCGTCAACGGGACGGCGCCGCAGTTCACGCCCGCCGGGGTCAATCACCTGAACCTCAAACACCACCATCACCACAGTCACCGGAAAAGCTCCAAGTCGGTGGATAAGAACACGGACGAGTACAAGCGGCGGCGGGAAAGGAATAACATAGCAGTCCGGAAGTCCAGGGAGAAGGCCAAGATCCGCTCCCGGGAGACggaggaaaaagttaaaattctaGTGAAAGAAAACGAGCGCTTGCAGAAGCGAATCGAACTCTTAACCGAGGAATTAAACGTTCTAAGATCTTTATTTACCAATGTAGGAGTGTTACCAGAACATCTACACCGGGAGCTGAACAAACATTTCGATACCTATCCTCACCACGGTGTTCAGTAG